From Sus scrofa isolate TJ Tabasco breed Duroc chromosome 18, Sscrofa11.1, whole genome shotgun sequence, a single genomic window includes:
- the LOC110257580 gene encoding collagen alpha-1(I) chain-like isoform X2, with the protein MEQAATPGGLGLPCSPQQALVLYQHLFRCPADLGQLQVALQQVQEGQACCSGLELPTALLQMERRRRAQEQLLWDLELLTGAGLGLFWPPWAQFCGLRGQAQGAGSQRSKLCGRMESAERLMRENSRQCPSSQAEDSLSQSHQLLGGGKVVAPSSALDLGEARSDTDARPESPSMPAEEPTPGCLQELNLTTSSCFGEPGNAEFKDLAQREERGQAEPMPQRPHPPSPRSPQEEQLAQGAPGPSALPSQGLLEPQDSPEAQGWSLSPERAELQKVLRTEIPQGQRGEALQGEDEVPQRKREKTHQDQRWEAIPAPREEVPEGPRTEAPQGQSGSRAKCRRKDALQEAQEDSPKGLPSFEGRGRVPQAWEVAGGEGEEGGSLRIGGHFCRSLGEQMPRPGGKTAQLMPVKTDDQKAETTPAAGEQGPAGEGARARLPSATRSPLAGAGAGMLAAPRTRGSGQSERLEALPGHLALVRDPHALQGPGRSPSPAKQEVGGSTGLPGALGERRGGSEAPKASKAAWPEAPGRHRASAGVSAAQQETALQQLLELHREARRRRQQDREQQRLRVRGGAGRACERAGHGAAAGWPLTEASFRSWNASASPGTATAGCTPWDPHRVQPSSRHRQEAQEKAVGGGAGRNPGASEVRAPRAWDDTCGEREAALPGAAPCWPQRARGLGGGGLSAWRPPPPPGGRGGAAAGPAGAAGANAPGENRVAASPRSQEHPELPAVTVAPWR; encoded by the exons ATGGAGCAGGCAGCTACACCCGGGGGCCTAGGGCTCCCTTGCAGCCCCCAGCAGGCCTTGGTGCTGTACCAGCACCTCTTCAGGTGCCCCGCAGACCTGGGCCAGCTCCAGGTTGCCCTGCAGCAG GTACAAGAGGGCCAGGCCTGCTGCTCAGGCTTGGAACTACCCACTGCCCTGCTGCAGATGGAGCGGAGGCGGCGGGCCCAGGAGCAG CTCCTGTGGGACTTGGAGCTGCTGactggggcggggctgggcctcTTCTGGCCCCCCTGGGCCCAGTTCTGCGGTCTGAGAGGCCAGGCCCAGGGTGCAGGGAGCCAGCGCAGCAAGCTCTGCGGGAGGATGGAAAGCGCTGAGCGGCTGATGAGAGAG AATTCCAGGCAGTGCCCATCATCCCAGGCTGAGGACTCCCTGAGCCAGAGCCATCAGCTCCTGGGGGG GGGGAAAGTAGTGGCCCCATCATCAGCCCTGGATCTGGGTGAAGCCAGGAGTGATACGGATGCAAGGCCTGAGAGCCCCAGCATGCCTGCAGAAGAGCCCACACCAG GTTGCTTACAAGAGCTGAACCTCACCACCAGCAGTTGCTTTGGGGAACCAGGAAATGCAGAGTTCAAG GACCTGGCCCAGAGGGAAGAGAGGGGGCAGGCAGAGCCCATGCCCCAGAGGCCCCATCCACCATCACCCAGAAGCCCACAGGAGGAACAGCTTGCTCAGGGAGCCCCAGGGCCTtcagccctcccctcccagggcctGCTGGAACCCCAGGATTCCCCAGAGGCACAGGGCTGGAGCCTGAGTCCGGAGAGAGCAGAACTTCAGAAAGTGCTAAGGACTGAGATTCCTCAGGGTCAGAGAGGGGAGGCCCTCCAGGGGGAGGACGAAGTTcctcagaggaagagagagaagacacacCAGGATCAGAGATGGGAGGCCATTCCGGCCCCGAGGGAAGAGGTCCCTGAAGGTCCAAGGACAGAGGCGCCTCAAGGTCAAAGCGGAAGTCGCGCTAAGTGCCGGAGAAAGGACGCCCTGCAGGAGGCCCAGGAGGATTCTCCCAAGGGCCTTCCGTCTTTCGAGGGCCGAGGCCGTGTCCCCCAAGCCTGGGAGGTggctgggggagaaggggaggaaggcgGCTCCCTGAGAATTGGGGGGCACTTCTGCAGGTCTCTGGGAGAACAGATGCCCCGGCCCGGGGGAAAGACCGCTCAGCTGATGCCGGTTAAGACCGATGACCAGAAAGCAGAGACCACACCGGCCGCGGGAGAGCAGGGGCCCGCCGGGGAGGGAGCGCGAGCTCGCCTTCCGTCCGCGACCAGGTCTCCGCTCGCAGGCGCGGGAGCCGGGATGCTAGCGGCCCCACGCACTAGGGGCTCCGGCCAGTCGGAGCGCCTAGAAGCTCTCCCGGGGCACCTGGCCCTGGTGCGCGATCCGCACGCGCTCCAGGGCCCGGGAAGAAGCCCCAGCCCCGCGAAGCAGGAAGTGGGCGGCTCCACAGGGCTCCCAGGCGCCCTCGGAGAGCGGAGGGGCGGCTCTGAGGCCCCCAAGGCCTCGAAGGCCGCGTGGCCCGAGGCCCCGGGCAGGCACAGGGCGTCGGCGGGCGTGAGCGCTGCGCAGCAGGAGACGGctctgcagcagctgctggagTTGCACCGGGAGGCCCGGCGCCGGCGGCAGCAGGATCGCGAGCAGCAGCGGCTCCGGGTGCGCGGCGGGGCCGGGCGGGCCTGCGAGCGGGCAGGGCACGGAGCGGCCGCGGGTTGGCCGCTGACAGAGGCCTCCTTCAGGTCCTGGAACGCCTCCGCCTCGCCAGGAACCGCCACTGCCGGGTGCACCCCCTGGGACCCCCACCGAGTCCAGCCCAGCTCCCGCCACAGGCAAGAGGCCCAGGAGAAGGCGGTGGGCGGCGGAGCTGGGCGCAACCCGGGTGCCTCTGAAGTGCGTGCCCCGCGCGCTTGGGATGACACCTGCGGAGAGCGGGAGGCGGCTCTGCCGggtgctgccccctgctggccgCAGCGAGCCCGGGGGCTGGGAGGCGGGGGGCTCAGCGCTtggcgcccccctcccccgccaggaGGACgcggcggggcggcggcgggCCCTGCGGGAGCAGCTGGAGCAAATGCACCGGGAGAGAACCGGGTGGCTGCGAGCCCTCGGAGCCAG GAACACCCAGAACTTCCAGCAGTTACTGTGGCCCCCTGGCGCTGA
- the LOC110257580 gene encoding collagen alpha-1(I) chain-like isoform X3 has product MQGVHLRRSLYPCRGKVVAPSSALDLGEARSDTDARPESPSMPAEEPTPGCLQELNLTTSSCFGEPGNAEFKDLAQREERGQAEPMPQRPHPPSPRSPQEEQLAQGAPGPSALPSQGLLEPQDSPEAQGWSLSPERAELQKVLRTEIPQGQRGEALQGEDEVPQRKREKTHQDQRWEAIPAPREEVPEGPRTEAPQGQSGSRAKCRRKDALQEAQEDSPKGLPSFEGRGRVPQAWEVAGGEGEEGGSLRIGGHFCRSLGEQMPRPGGKTAQLMPVKTDDQKAETTPAAGEQGPAGEGARARLPSATRSPLAGAGAGMLAAPRTRGSGQSERLEALPGHLALVRDPHALQGPGRSPSPAKQEVGGSTGLPGALGERRGGSEAPKASKAAWPEAPGRHRASAGVSAAQQETALQQLLELHREARRRRQQDREQQRLRVRGGAGRACERAGHGAAAGWPLTEASFRSWNASASPGTATAGCTPWDPHRVQPSSRHRQEAQEKAVGGGAGRNPGASEVRAPRAWDDTCGEREAALPGAAPCWPQRARGLGGGGLSAWRPPPPPGGRGGAAAGPAGAAGANAPGENRVAASPRSQEHPELPAVTVAPWR; this is encoded by the exons ATGCAAGGGGTGCATCTGAGGCGGTCTTTGTACCCCTGCAGGGGGAAAGTAGTGGCCCCATCATCAGCCCTGGATCTGGGTGAAGCCAGGAGTGATACGGATGCAAGGCCTGAGAGCCCCAGCATGCCTGCAGAAGAGCCCACACCAG GTTGCTTACAAGAGCTGAACCTCACCACCAGCAGTTGCTTTGGGGAACCAGGAAATGCAGAGTTCAAG GACCTGGCCCAGAGGGAAGAGAGGGGGCAGGCAGAGCCCATGCCCCAGAGGCCCCATCCACCATCACCCAGAAGCCCACAGGAGGAACAGCTTGCTCAGGGAGCCCCAGGGCCTtcagccctcccctcccagggcctGCTGGAACCCCAGGATTCCCCAGAGGCACAGGGCTGGAGCCTGAGTCCGGAGAGAGCAGAACTTCAGAAAGTGCTAAGGACTGAGATTCCTCAGGGTCAGAGAGGGGAGGCCCTCCAGGGGGAGGACGAAGTTcctcagaggaagagagagaagacacacCAGGATCAGAGATGGGAGGCCATTCCGGCCCCGAGGGAAGAGGTCCCTGAAGGTCCAAGGACAGAGGCGCCTCAAGGTCAAAGCGGAAGTCGCGCTAAGTGCCGGAGAAAGGACGCCCTGCAGGAGGCCCAGGAGGATTCTCCCAAGGGCCTTCCGTCTTTCGAGGGCCGAGGCCGTGTCCCCCAAGCCTGGGAGGTggctgggggagaaggggaggaaggcgGCTCCCTGAGAATTGGGGGGCACTTCTGCAGGTCTCTGGGAGAACAGATGCCCCGGCCCGGGGGAAAGACCGCTCAGCTGATGCCGGTTAAGACCGATGACCAGAAAGCAGAGACCACACCGGCCGCGGGAGAGCAGGGGCCCGCCGGGGAGGGAGCGCGAGCTCGCCTTCCGTCCGCGACCAGGTCTCCGCTCGCAGGCGCGGGAGCCGGGATGCTAGCGGCCCCACGCACTAGGGGCTCCGGCCAGTCGGAGCGCCTAGAAGCTCTCCCGGGGCACCTGGCCCTGGTGCGCGATCCGCACGCGCTCCAGGGCCCGGGAAGAAGCCCCAGCCCCGCGAAGCAGGAAGTGGGCGGCTCCACAGGGCTCCCAGGCGCCCTCGGAGAGCGGAGGGGCGGCTCTGAGGCCCCCAAGGCCTCGAAGGCCGCGTGGCCCGAGGCCCCGGGCAGGCACAGGGCGTCGGCGGGCGTGAGCGCTGCGCAGCAGGAGACGGctctgcagcagctgctggagTTGCACCGGGAGGCCCGGCGCCGGCGGCAGCAGGATCGCGAGCAGCAGCGGCTCCGGGTGCGCGGCGGGGCCGGGCGGGCCTGCGAGCGGGCAGGGCACGGAGCGGCCGCGGGTTGGCCGCTGACAGAGGCCTCCTTCAGGTCCTGGAACGCCTCCGCCTCGCCAGGAACCGCCACTGCCGGGTGCACCCCCTGGGACCCCCACCGAGTCCAGCCCAGCTCCCGCCACAGGCAAGAGGCCCAGGAGAAGGCGGTGGGCGGCGGAGCTGGGCGCAACCCGGGTGCCTCTGAAGTGCGTGCCCCGCGCGCTTGGGATGACACCTGCGGAGAGCGGGAGGCGGCTCTGCCGggtgctgccccctgctggccgCAGCGAGCCCGGGGGCTGGGAGGCGGGGGGCTCAGCGCTtggcgcccccctcccccgccaggaGGACgcggcggggcggcggcgggCCCTGCGGGAGCAGCTGGAGCAAATGCACCGGGAGAGAACCGGGTGGCTGCGAGCCCTCGGAGCCAG GAACACCCAGAACTTCCAGCAGTTACTGTGGCCCCCTGGCGCTGA
- the KCP gene encoding kielin/chordin-like protein isoform X5, with product MKCPPVPCPEPVLRPGHCCPTCQGCTEGGSHQEHGQEWTTPGDPCRICQCLEGHIRCRQHECASLCPYPARPLPGTCCPVCDGCFLNGQEYRSGEPVGSGDPCSHCRCANGSVQCEPLPCPATPCRYPGRIPGKCCPVCDGCEYQGHQYQSQETFRLQESGRCVHCTCQAGEVSCEERECPVAPCALPDSGPQLCPACVLDGEEFAEGVQWEPDGQPCMACSCQAGVPMCRALLCSPAPCQHPTRPLGACCPSCESCTYHGQVYANGQNFTDADSPCHACRCEDGTVTCSLVNCPPTTCARPQRGPGQCCPRCPDCVLEKQVFVDGERFSHPRDPCQECQCQEGQAHCQPRVCPTASCAHPLPGPCCQHNCNGCAFGGKEYPNGADFPHPSDPCRLCRCLSGNVQCLARRCPPLLCPEPAMLPGKCCPQCPATPSSCPRPGSKVPAHHQEHFSPPDDPCHLCLCLDGSVSCQRLPCPPVPCTHPRQGPCCPSCDGCQYQGKEFTSGERFPSPTARCHVCLCWEGSVRCEPRVCAPAQCPFPARGDCCPTCDGCEYLGESYLSSQEFPDPRESCSRCTCLGGFVTCGRRPCEPLGCSHPLTLPGHCCPTCQGCLYHGVTAAPGETLPDPLDPTCSLCTCQEGSMSCRKKPCPPALCPHPSPGPCFCPVCHSCLSHGREHQDGETFEGPPGSCERCRCQAGQVSCARLPCPPLPCPLQVTEQGSCCPRCRGCLVRGEEHPEGSSWEPPDSPCSSCMCHEGVITCARIQCVTSCAQPRQGPSDCCPRCSDCEHKGRKYEPGESFQPGADPCEVCICELQPEGPPSVRCHRRQCPSLVGCPASQLLPPGPQHCCPTCAQALSHCTEGLLGSELALPGPCYTCQCQDLTWLCIQRACPELSCPLLERHTPSGSCCPVCQECVVDVDGRRVADGESWQDPSNACITCTCRRGHVDCHLEECQALSCPHGWAKVREAGRCCERCQAPAQSCLHQGQQVASGEHWAVDACTSCSCVAGTVRCHSQRCPLLFCNPDEAPALNPGSCCPHCLPRPASCMAFGDPHYRTFDGRLLHFQGSCSYVLAKDCRGGNFSVHVTNDDRGRSGVSWTQEVAVLLGDVTVQLLQGRVVTVDGRPVALPSLREPLLYAELRGRTVILHAQSGLQVLWDGQSQVEVRVPGSYRGQVCGLCGNFNGFAQDDLRGPEGMLLSTEAAFGNSWQVPEGPGPGRPCSKGREVDPCRAAGYRARREANARCGVLKSSTFSRCHAVVPPEPFFAACVYDLCACGLGSAADTCLCDVLEAYASHCRQAGVTPAWRGPTLCVVGCPLDRGFMFDECGPPCPRTCFNQHVPLGELAAHCVRPCVPGCQCPAGLVEHEAHCIPPEACPQVLLTGDQLPSTLPSPSREPQGPP from the exons ATGAAGTGCCCGCCCGTCCCCTGCCCGGAACCAGTCCTGAGGCCTGGGCACTGCTGTCCCACCTGCCAAG GCTGCACGGAAGGTGGTTCTCACCAGGAGCATGGCCAAGAGTGGACCACACCTGGGGACCCCTGCCGGATCTGCCAGTGCCTG GAAGGCCACATCCGGTGCCGCCAGCACGAATGTGCCAGCCTATGCCCGTACCCTGCCCGGCCCCTCCCGGGCACCTGCTGCCCCGTGTGTGATG GCTGCTTCCTAAACGGGCAGGAGTACCGCAGCGGGGAGCCCGTGGGCTCTGGGGACCCCTGCTCGCACTGCCGttgtgcc AACGGGAGTGTCCAGTGTGAGCCTCTGCCCTGCCCAGCCACGCCCTGCAGATACCCAGGCAGGATCCCTGGGAAGTGCTGCCCAGTCTGTGATG GCTGTGAGTACCAGGGACACCAGTATCAGAGCCAGGAGACCTTCAGACTCCAAGAGAGTGGCCGATGTGTCCACTGCACCTGTCAG GCCGGCGAGGTCTCCTGTGAGGAGCGGGAGTGCCCAGTGGCCCCCTGTGCCCTGCCTGACTCTGGCCCTCAGCTCTGCCcag CCTGCGTGCTTGATGGCGAGGAGTTTGCCGAGGGGGTCCAGTGGGAGCCTGATGGTCAGCCCTGCATGGCCTGCTCCTGTCAGGCTGGGGTGCCCATGTGCAGGGCtttgctctgctccccagccccctgccagcACCCTACCCGGCCCCTTG GCGCCTGCTGCCCCAGCTGTGAGAGCTGCACCTACCATGGCCAAGTATATGCCAATGGGCAGAACTTCACAGATGCAGATAGTCCTTGCCACGCGTGCCGCTGCGAG GATGGGACCGTCACGTGCTCCTTGGTCAACTGCCCTCCCACAACCTGTGCCAGGCCCCAGAGAGGACCCGGCCAGTGCTGCCCCAGGTGCCCAG aCTGTGTCCTGGAGAAACAAGTGTTTGTGGATGGGGAGCGCTTCTCCCACCCCCGAGACCCCTGCCAGGAATGCCAGTGTCAGGAAGGCCAGGCCCACTGTCAACCTCGGGTCTGCCCCACGGCCTCCTGTGCCCACCCTCTGCCTGGTCCCTGTTGCCAGCACAACTGCAATG gctgtgCCTTTGGTGGGAAGGAGTACCCCAATGGAGCAGACTTCCCCCACCCCTCTGACCCCTGCCGCCTGTGTCGCTGTCTG AGTGGCAATGTGCAGTGCCTGGCCCGCCGCTGCCCGCCCTTGCTGTGTCCAGAGCCAGCCATGCTGCCAGGAAAGTGCTGCCCACAGTGCCCGG CCACCCCTTCCAGCTGCCCTCGGCCCGGGAGCAAGGTCCCTGCCCACCACCAGGAGCACTTCTCCCCACCCGACGACCCCTgccacctctgcctctgcctggatGGCTCTGTGTCCTGCCAGCGGCTGCCCTGCCCACCTGTGCCCTGCACCCACCCACGCCAAGGGCCCTGCTGCCCCTCCTGCGATG GCTGCCAGTACCAGGGGAAGGAGTTCACCAGCGGGGAGCGCTTCCCTTCGCCCACTGCCAGGTGCCACGTCTGTCTCTGCTGGGAGGGTAGTGTCCGCTGCGAGCCCAGGGTCTGTGCCCCTGCACAGTGCCCCTTCCCTGCTAGGGGTGACTGCTGTCCTACCTGTGATG GCTGTGAGTACCTGGGAGAGTCCTACCTGagcagccaggagttcccagaTCCCCGAGAGTCCTGCAGTCGGTGCACCTGCCTTGGGGGCTTCGTGACCTGTGGCCGCCGGCCCTGTGAGCCTCTGGGCTGCAGCCATCCACTCACCCTGCCTGGGCACTGTTGCCCAACCTGCCAGG GATGCCTCTATCATGGGGTCACTGCTGCCCCCGGAGAGACCCTTCCTGACCCACTTGACCCCACCTGCTCCCTCTGCACCTGCCAG GAAGGTTCCATGAGCTGCCGGAAGAAGCCGTGTCCCCCAGCTCTCTGCCCGCATCCCTCTCCAGGCCCCTGCTTCTGCCCCGTTTGCCACA GCTGCCTCTCTCACGGCCGGGAGCACCAGGACGGGGAGACGTTTGAGGGGCCCCCAGGCAGCTGTGAGCGGTGTCGCTGTCAG GCCGGCCAGGTCAGCTGTGCACGGCTGCCATgcccgcccctgccctgcccgCTCCAGGTGACAGAGCAAGGGAGCTGCTGTCCCCGCTGCAGAG GCTGCTTGGTTCGCGGGGAGGAGCACCCTGAAGGCAGTAGCTGGGAGCCCCCCGACAGCCCCTGCTCCTCCTGCATGTGTCACGAGGGAGTCATCACCTGCGCCCGCATCCAGTGCGTCACCTCCTGTGCCCAGCCCCGCCAGGGGCCCAGTGACTGCTGCCCTCGATGCTCTG ACTGTGAACACAAGGGTCGGAAGTATGAGCCTGGGGAGAGCTTCCAGCCTGGGGCCGACCCCTGTGAAGTGTGCATCTGTGAG CTGCAGCCTGAAGGGCCTCCCAGCGTTCGCTGTCACCGGCGGCAATGTCCCAGCCTGGTGGGCTGCCCCGCCAGCCAGCTCCTGCCCCCTGGGCCCCAGCACTGCTGCCCCACCTGTGCCC AGGCGCTGAGTCACTGCACAGAGGGTCTGCTGGGGTCTGAGCTGGCCCTACCAGGCCCCTGCTACACCTGCCAGTGCCAG GACCTGACTTGGCTCTGCATTCAGCGGGCTTGTCCTGAGCTCAGCTGTCCCCTGTTGGAGCGTCACACCCCCTCTGGGAGCTGCTGCCCTGTGTGCCAAG AATGTGTGGTGGACGTTGATGGCCGGAGAGTGGCGGATGGAGAAAGCTGGCAGGACCCCAGCAACGCCTGTATCACTTGCACCTGCCGT CGGGGCCACGTGGATTGCCACCTCGAGGAGTGCCAGGCCCTCTCCTGCCCCCATGGCTGGGCGAAGGTACGGGAGGCTGGCAGGTGCTGTGAGAGATGCCAAG CCCCCGCCCAGTCCTGCTTGCACCAGGGCCAGCAGGTGGCCTCTGGGGAGCACTGGGCCGTGGATGCCTGCACCAGCTGTTCCTGCGTGGCGGGCACCGTGCGCTGCCACAGCCAGCGCTGCCCTCTGCTCTTCTGCAATCCG GACGAGGCCCCGGCCCTGAATCCCGGCAGCTGCTGCCCGCACTGTCTGCCCCGGCCCGCTTCCTGCATGGCCTTCGGAGATCCTCATTACCGCACCTTCGACGGCCGCCTGCTGCACTTccagggcagctgcagctatgtGCTGGCCAAGGACTGCCGTGGAGGGAACTTCAG CGTGCACGTGACCAACGATGACAGGGGCCGGAGTGGCGTGTCCTGGACCCAGGAGGTGGCGGTGTTGCTGGGTGACGTGACCGTGCAGCTACTGCAGGGCAGGGTGGTCACG GTGGATGGACGCCCAGTGGCCTTGCCCTCCCTGCGGGAGCCTCTTCTGTACGCGGAGCTGCGGGGACGCACGGTGATCCTGCATGCCCAGTCAGGGCTCCAG GTGCTGTGGGATGGGCAGTCCCAGGTGGAGGTGAGAGTGCCCGGCTCCTACCGGGGCCAGGTTTGTGGGCTCTGTGGCAACTTCAATGGCTTTGCCCAGGATGATCTGCGCGGCCCTGAGGGGATGCTCCTGTCCACTGAGGCTGCCTTCGGGAATAGCTGGCAG GTCCCAGAGGGGCCCGGACCTGGTCGGCCCTGTTCCAAGGGCCGAGAAGTGGATCCGTGCCGGGCAGCAGGGTACCGTGCCAGGCGGGAGGCCAATGCCCGGTGTGGGGTGCTCAAGTCCTCCACGTTCAGTCGCTGCCACGCTGTGGTGCCACCGGAGCCCTTCTTCGCCGCCTGCGTGTATGACCTCTGTGCCTGTGGCCTTGGCTCCGCGGCTGACACCTGCCTCTGTGATGTCCTGGAAGCGTATGCCAGCCACTGTCGCCAAGCAGGGGTGACGCCTGCCTGGCGGGGCCCCACGCTCTGTG TGGTGGGCTGCCCCCTGGACCGTGGCTTCATGTTCGATGAGTGTGGCCCGCCTTGTCCCCGCACCTGCTTCAACCAGCACGTGCCCCTGGGGGAGCTGGCGGCACACTGCGTGAGGCCCTGCGTGCCTGGCTGCCAGTGCCCTGCGGGCCTGGTGGAGCACGAGGCCCACTGCATCCCACCGGAGGCCTGCCCCCAAGTCCTCCTCACTGGGGACCAGCTACCCAGCACTCTACCCAGCCCCAGCCGGGAGCCCCAGGGGCCACCCTGA
- the LOC110257580 gene encoding collagen alpha-1(I) chain-like isoform X1, translated as MDSLEPVLGELAALCLWEQQERRGNVSPGPLPHGAGSYTRGPRAPLQPPAGLGAVPAPLQVPRRPGPAPGCPAAGESSRAPSLRGRVSVGSDSTLPPQVQEGQACCSGLELPTALLQMERRRRAQEQLLWDLELLTGAGLGLFWPPWAQFCGLRGQAQGAGSQRSKLCGRMESAERLMRENSRQCPSSQAEDSLSQSHQLLGGGKVVAPSSALDLGEARSDTDARPESPSMPAEEPTPGCLQELNLTTSSCFGEPGNAEFKDLAQREERGQAEPMPQRPHPPSPRSPQEEQLAQGAPGPSALPSQGLLEPQDSPEAQGWSLSPERAELQKVLRTEIPQGQRGEALQGEDEVPQRKREKTHQDQRWEAIPAPREEVPEGPRTEAPQGQSGSRAKCRRKDALQEAQEDSPKGLPSFEGRGRVPQAWEVAGGEGEEGGSLRIGGHFCRSLGEQMPRPGGKTAQLMPVKTDDQKAETTPAAGEQGPAGEGARARLPSATRSPLAGAGAGMLAAPRTRGSGQSERLEALPGHLALVRDPHALQGPGRSPSPAKQEVGGSTGLPGALGERRGGSEAPKASKAAWPEAPGRHRASAGVSAAQQETALQQLLELHREARRRRQQDREQQRLRVRGGAGRACERAGHGAAAGWPLTEASFRSWNASASPGTATAGCTPWDPHRVQPSSRHRQEAQEKAVGGGAGRNPGASEVRAPRAWDDTCGEREAALPGAAPCWPQRARGLGGGGLSAWRPPPPPGGRGGAAAGPAGAAGANAPGENRVAASPRSQEHPELPAVTVAPWR; from the exons ATGGACAGCTTGGAGCCGGTGCTGGGGGAGCTCGCGGCTCTCTGTCTCTGG gagcagcaggagaggaggggaaacGTCAGCCCTGGCCCCCTACCCCATGGAGCAGGCAGCTACACCCGGGGGCCTAGGGCTCCCTTGCAGCCCCCAGCAGGCCTTGGTGCTGTACCAGCACCTCTTCAGGTGCCCCGCAGACCTGGGCCAGCTCCAGGTTGCCCTGCAGCAGGTGAGAGCAGCAGGGCTCCGTCTCTGAGGGGCAGGGTCTCCGTGGGGTCTGACTCTACTTTGCCTCCCCAGGTACAAGAGGGCCAGGCCTGCTGCTCAGGCTTGGAACTACCCACTGCCCTGCTGCAGATGGAGCGGAGGCGGCGGGCCCAGGAGCAG CTCCTGTGGGACTTGGAGCTGCTGactggggcggggctgggcctcTTCTGGCCCCCCTGGGCCCAGTTCTGCGGTCTGAGAGGCCAGGCCCAGGGTGCAGGGAGCCAGCGCAGCAAGCTCTGCGGGAGGATGGAAAGCGCTGAGCGGCTGATGAGAGAG AATTCCAGGCAGTGCCCATCATCCCAGGCTGAGGACTCCCTGAGCCAGAGCCATCAGCTCCTGGGGGG GGGGAAAGTAGTGGCCCCATCATCAGCCCTGGATCTGGGTGAAGCCAGGAGTGATACGGATGCAAGGCCTGAGAGCCCCAGCATGCCTGCAGAAGAGCCCACACCAG GTTGCTTACAAGAGCTGAACCTCACCACCAGCAGTTGCTTTGGGGAACCAGGAAATGCAGAGTTCAAG GACCTGGCCCAGAGGGAAGAGAGGGGGCAGGCAGAGCCCATGCCCCAGAGGCCCCATCCACCATCACCCAGAAGCCCACAGGAGGAACAGCTTGCTCAGGGAGCCCCAGGGCCTtcagccctcccctcccagggcctGCTGGAACCCCAGGATTCCCCAGAGGCACAGGGCTGGAGCCTGAGTCCGGAGAGAGCAGAACTTCAGAAAGTGCTAAGGACTGAGATTCCTCAGGGTCAGAGAGGGGAGGCCCTCCAGGGGGAGGACGAAGTTcctcagaggaagagagagaagacacacCAGGATCAGAGATGGGAGGCCATTCCGGCCCCGAGGGAAGAGGTCCCTGAAGGTCCAAGGACAGAGGCGCCTCAAGGTCAAAGCGGAAGTCGCGCTAAGTGCCGGAGAAAGGACGCCCTGCAGGAGGCCCAGGAGGATTCTCCCAAGGGCCTTCCGTCTTTCGAGGGCCGAGGCCGTGTCCCCCAAGCCTGGGAGGTggctgggggagaaggggaggaaggcgGCTCCCTGAGAATTGGGGGGCACTTCTGCAGGTCTCTGGGAGAACAGATGCCCCGGCCCGGGGGAAAGACCGCTCAGCTGATGCCGGTTAAGACCGATGACCAGAAAGCAGAGACCACACCGGCCGCGGGAGAGCAGGGGCCCGCCGGGGAGGGAGCGCGAGCTCGCCTTCCGTCCGCGACCAGGTCTCCGCTCGCAGGCGCGGGAGCCGGGATGCTAGCGGCCCCACGCACTAGGGGCTCCGGCCAGTCGGAGCGCCTAGAAGCTCTCCCGGGGCACCTGGCCCTGGTGCGCGATCCGCACGCGCTCCAGGGCCCGGGAAGAAGCCCCAGCCCCGCGAAGCAGGAAGTGGGCGGCTCCACAGGGCTCCCAGGCGCCCTCGGAGAGCGGAGGGGCGGCTCTGAGGCCCCCAAGGCCTCGAAGGCCGCGTGGCCCGAGGCCCCGGGCAGGCACAGGGCGTCGGCGGGCGTGAGCGCTGCGCAGCAGGAGACGGctctgcagcagctgctggagTTGCACCGGGAGGCCCGGCGCCGGCGGCAGCAGGATCGCGAGCAGCAGCGGCTCCGGGTGCGCGGCGGGGCCGGGCGGGCCTGCGAGCGGGCAGGGCACGGAGCGGCCGCGGGTTGGCCGCTGACAGAGGCCTCCTTCAGGTCCTGGAACGCCTCCGCCTCGCCAGGAACCGCCACTGCCGGGTGCACCCCCTGGGACCCCCACCGAGTCCAGCCCAGCTCCCGCCACAGGCAAGAGGCCCAGGAGAAGGCGGTGGGCGGCGGAGCTGGGCGCAACCCGGGTGCCTCTGAAGTGCGTGCCCCGCGCGCTTGGGATGACACCTGCGGAGAGCGGGAGGCGGCTCTGCCGggtgctgccccctgctggccgCAGCGAGCCCGGGGGCTGGGAGGCGGGGGGCTCAGCGCTtggcgcccccctcccccgccaggaGGACgcggcggggcggcggcgggCCCTGCGGGAGCAGCTGGAGCAAATGCACCGGGAGAGAACCGGGTGGCTGCGAGCCCTCGGAGCCAG GAACACCCAGAACTTCCAGCAGTTACTGTGGCCCCCTGGCGCTGA